The following coding sequences are from one Deinococcus aerius window:
- a CDS encoding cupin domain-containing protein, with product MIHVEPGDTLENPVTGEVVTVIEAPSGANGRRMICEATVRPGGAVAGAHIHPHIDEAFTVLRGRVGLRLGKRTLIAPLGERVACPAGTVHDWWNAGTEDAVLRVEITPADRFIEMAVNLFGLARDGKTNARGMPNFLQLVVFAQEFADVVTFVEGPPPPVMKAVVAVVAPLARLLGYRGSSPEYLARPPVRAPATPPRAARG from the coding sequence ATGATTCACGTTGAACCCGGCGACACCCTGGAAAATCCCGTGACCGGCGAGGTCGTCACCGTCATCGAGGCGCCGAGCGGCGCAAACGGGCGGCGGATGATCTGCGAGGCCACCGTGCGCCCCGGCGGCGCGGTGGCGGGCGCGCACATTCACCCCCATATCGACGAGGCCTTCACCGTGCTGCGGGGCCGGGTCGGGCTGCGGCTCGGGAAGCGGACGCTGATCGCGCCCCTCGGCGAGCGGGTGGCGTGCCCGGCGGGCACCGTCCACGACTGGTGGAACGCGGGGACAGAGGACGCTGTCCTGCGCGTGGAGATCACGCCCGCCGACCGCTTCATCGAGATGGCCGTCAACCTGTTCGGGCTCGCGCGGGACGGCAAGACGAACGCCAGGGGCATGCCGAACTTCCTGCAACTCGTGGTGTTCGCCCAGGAGTTCGCCGATGTCGTGACCTTCGTGGAGGGCCCGCCCCCGCCCGTCATGAAGGCGGTCGTGGCGGTCGTGGCCCCCCTGGCCCGGCTGCTGGGCTACCGGGGCAGCTCCCCGGAGTACCTCGCGCGGCCCCCCGTGCGTGCCCCCGCCACCCCGCCCCGGGCCGCCCGGGGTTGA